In a genomic window of Pangasianodon hypophthalmus isolate fPanHyp1 chromosome 19, fPanHyp1.pri, whole genome shotgun sequence:
- the taf4b gene encoding transcription initiation factor TFIID subunit 4: MSESESANDFQKIDDSAEKAREAPETGATPAAPCTQVSEKHNAPDATSASHTSAKDSILTQESKTQSPEPCEALKNHPAEAEAPSSSMLPNPVTSSLTSASMAPTPKVIVSCAPGRSATPLVVGARVVSAAISAAGASGQTSASHPGGLTVMSNQVRPPAVTQAPLRAAIMALPRASNVTPQNVTVPRSPQTTSLQLPANFQIPQGMVLIRSDSGQLMLVSQQALAQAQAQGLVPKSSNVTTTVRPQASQATATSIIRVSLPSSSTTVATLVKPGSSAAKAVLKPSSTTGTATIKPTTTASTIIKPPSVLGTGLKPSSITGPTVIKAPSAQKPPISTTTATISQRTITGTSVPSTSVVKSIGKASLSSSVTQSSRPVGSGPRNISPNIPIKASSSSKVSTPVTVTAETLENVKKCKNFLITLMKLASSGTRSPDMAQNVRALVKDLLDGRLEAEEFTEKLYMELKSSPQPYLVPFLKRSLPAVRQLTPNSQLFIQQCEQPKASSSSTVSSSAQKLSHSSSTTISQPLRGSVPAGPPQMVIQQTKGVIVEQSVTSSPRVVLPVQNHTQPKHPVIQTNTQAAGAFRKQYSLQASKTPSGPTQAAQTYNFKDSTSGSFRDDDDINDVASMAGVNVNEENARILASSSELVGTVVRSCRDEPFLQTTALQQRVLHIGGSLGVAEVNPDVLGLLSHATQERLRVLLEKLTVIAQHHSISYRDDWRNIQTSDTRSQLKFLEQLEKVEKQKREEEERETLLRIAKSRSSSEDPEQLRLKQRAKEMQQLELAQMEHRDANLAALAALGPRKRKPLEASGSGTNQVLGLRAQRTAQRVPTRVTFRDLIFCMEQDRALRHSLTLYDAFLR, encoded by the exons ATGTCCGAAAGCGAAAGTGCAAACGACTTTCAAAAGATAGATGATTCGGCAGAAAAAGCGCGTGAAGCTCCAGAAACAGGAGCCACTCCAGCAGCACCGTGCACTCAGGTATCAGAGAAACACAATGCACCTGATGCCACCAGTGCGTCTCACACTTCAGCCAAAGACTCAATACTTACACAAGAAAGTAAAACTCAGTCACCAGAGCCATGTGAGGCACTTAAAAATCATCCTGCTGAAGCTGAAGCTCCTTCCTCGAGCATGCTCCCCAATCCTGTGACCTCCTCTCTAACATCTGCCTCCATGGCTCCAACACCAAAAGTCATAGTGAGCTGTGCGCCTGGCAGATCTGCCACGCCGCTGGTGGTGGGGGCGAGAGTGGTGTCGGCAGCTATTTCAGCAGCCGGGGCCAGTGGGCAGACCTCAGCTTCACATCCTGGAGGACTCACTGTGATGTCTAACCAGGTCAGACCTCCAGCAGTGACCCAAGCTCCTCTCCGAGCAGCGATCATGGCTTTACCGAGGGCATCGAATGTAACGCCGCAGAATGTAACAGTGCCACGGAGTCCTCAGACTACATCTCTCCAGCTACCTGCCAACTTCCAGATTCCACAAG gTATGGTTTTAATTCGCAGTGACAGTGGGCAGTTGATGTTGGTTTCCCAGCAAGCTTTGGCTCAAGCACAGGCCCAGGGCTTAGTGCCTAAATCATCCAATGTCACTACAACAGTAAGACCACAAGCCTCCCAG GCAACAGCCACATCTATCATCAGAGTCTCTCTGCCATCTTCATCTACAACGGTAGCCACCTTAGTAAAACCCGGCTCCTCGGCAGCAAAGGCTGTTCTGAAGCCCAGCTCCACCACGGGCACTGCCACAATCAAACCCACCACTACAGCAAGCACTATTATTAAACCCCCCTCAGTGTTAGGGACTGGCCTTAAGCCAAGCTCCATCACAGGGCCCACCGTCATTAAAGCTCCCTCTGCTCAGAAACCTCCGATAAGCACCACAACAGCGACCATAAGCCAAAGGACCATCACTGGCACCAGTGTTCCCTCTACATCTGTAGTGAAG tCTATTGGCAAGGCATCACTTTCTTCATCAGTTACTCAAAGCAGTCGCCCAGTTGGCAGTGGCCCTCGAAATATCTCCCCGAATATTCCCATCaaagccagcagcagcagcaaagtCTCCACCCCGGTCACTGTCACAGCC GAGACACTGGAGAatgtaaagaaatgtaaaaattttcTGATCACTCTAATGAAGCTGGCATCAAGTGGGACCCGCTCACCTGACATGGCACAGAATGTTCGAGCTCTGGTCAAAGACCTGCTG GATGGACGACTGGAAGCTGAGGAGTTCACTGAAAAACTTTACATGGAGCTGAAATCATCCCCCCAACCGTACCTGGTGCCCTTTCTTAAA AGGAGCCTTCCTGCTGTGCGTCAGCTCACACCAAACTCTCAGCTCTTCATCCAGCAGTGTGAACAGCCCAAAGCCTCCTCTTCATCCACAGTCAGCAGCAGTGCCCAGAAACTCAGCCATTCTTCCTCCACCACTATCTCTCAGCCTCTCCGAGGCAGTGTACCAGCCGGACCCCCTCAAATG GTGATCCAGCAAACCAAAGGAGTGATTGTGGAGCAAAGTGTGACCTCCTCACCCCGTGTTGTGTTGCCAGTGCAGAACCACACACAGCCCAAGCATCCAGTCATTCAGACCAACACACAGGCAGCAG gagcttTTAGGAAGCAGTATTCTCTCCAGGCATCTAAAACCCCCTCTGGACCAACTCAAGCAGCACAAACATACAATTTCAAGGACAGCACCTCAGGCTCATTCCG CGATGATGATGACATAAATGACGTGGCCTCCATGGCGGGTGTTAATGTGAATGAGGAGAACGCTCGCATTTTGGCGTCCAGTTCAGAGCTGGTGGGCACGGTGGTGCGCTCATGCAGGGACGAGCCCTTCCTGCAGACCACAGCACTGCAGCAGAGAGTGCTTCACATTG GTGGTTCTCTGGGTGTCGCAGAGGTGAATCCAGATGTGCTTGGGTTGCTTTCTCATGCCACACAGGAAAGACTTCGAGTTCTGCTGGAAAAACTCACTGTTATAGCACAACATCACAGTATCTCTTACAGG GATGACTGGCGGAACATTCAGACCAGTGACACACGCTCCCAGCTAAAGTTCCTGGAGCAGCTGGAGAAAGTGGAGaaacaaaagagagaagaggaggagagagaaaccCTGCTGCGCATCGCTAAG AGTCGCTCGAGCAGTGAGGACCCCGAGCAACTTAGGCTCAAACAGAGAGCGAAAGAG ATGCAGCAGCTGGAGCTAGCTCAGATGGAGCACAGAGATGCTAACCTGGCAGCACTTGCAGCTCTCGGGCCTCGTAAGAGGAAACCTCTGGAGGCTTCTGGCTCTGGGACTAACCAG GTTCTGGGTTTACGTGCACAGAGAACTGCTCAAAGGGTTCCGACACGTGTGACTTTCAGAGATCTGATCTTCTGCATGGAACAGGACCGTGCACTTAGACACTCCCTTACACTCTACGATGCTTTCCTACGGTAG